One part of the Ancylomarina subtilis genome encodes these proteins:
- a CDS encoding glucosaminidase domain-containing protein, which translates to MKLHKPLLIFIVCCLFSTLTFAEKNPRKVYIDKYKELAILEMQRTGIPASITLAQGLLESGNGNSTLATKANNHFGIKCHDWTGPSIKIDDDRKNECFRKYKDPYQSYKDHSEFLTKRSRYEFLFKLKPTDYKGWARGLKKAGYATHPKYARMLIDIIEEEELYLFDSNTNRNQSSHHEKSKFEKSLGDLDLRLEVANGVHFIKVIKGDTFYNLEKNMGVSRAKLLKYNELPKDYVLSIDQILYFHKKRNKAARGYNFHLVKAGETLYDISQKYCVKLKRIRKFNGFSKKHEVSAGDRVYLRKR; encoded by the coding sequence ATGAAATTACATAAGCCTCTACTGATTTTTATTGTTTGTTGTCTGTTCTCAACACTGACTTTTGCCGAGAAAAACCCGAGGAAGGTTTATATTGACAAATACAAAGAATTGGCAATTCTTGAAATGCAACGTACAGGAATACCTGCCAGTATAACTTTAGCACAAGGCTTGCTCGAATCAGGCAATGGAAATTCAACTTTGGCTACAAAAGCCAATAATCATTTTGGAATAAAATGTCACGATTGGACCGGACCATCGATTAAAATTGATGATGATAGGAAAAATGAGTGTTTTAGAAAGTATAAAGATCCTTATCAGTCCTACAAAGATCATTCTGAATTTTTGACGAAAAGATCACGTTATGAATTCTTATTCAAACTGAAACCAACCGATTATAAAGGCTGGGCCAGGGGATTGAAAAAAGCGGGTTATGCTACCCACCCTAAATATGCTCGCATGCTGATCGATATTATTGAGGAGGAGGAGTTATATCTTTTTGATAGTAATACCAATAGAAATCAGTCCAGTCATCATGAAAAATCAAAATTTGAGAAGAGTCTAGGTGATTTAGATCTAAGGTTAGAGGTTGCCAATGGGGTTCATTTTATTAAGGTTATAAAGGGAGATACTTTTTACAATTTAGAAAAGAATATGGGGGTTAGCCGAGCCAAATTGTTGAAATATAATGAACTTCCTAAAGACTATGTTTTAAGTATAGATCAAATTTTATATTTCCATAAAAAAAGGAATAAGGCGGCCAGAGGATACAATTTCCACCTGGTAAAAGCGGGTGAGACTTTGTACGATATTTCTCAGAAGTATTGTGTGAAGCTTAAGAGAATTCGAAAGTTTAATGGTTTTTCTAAGAAACATGAAGTTTCTGCAGGCGACAGGGTTTATTTACGCAAAAGATAA
- a CDS encoding acyl-CoA dehydrogenase family protein: protein MTTTKYPKGGEFLVKETKPQDIFIPEEFSEEQIMIKETCRDFLEKEVAPLLDEIDNKKDGLMVELLGKAGELGLLGIAIPEKYEGFGQDMNTSMLSTEIIGTYSSFAVAFAAHAGISTLPILYYGTEEQKNKYLPKLASGEYKGAYCLTEPGAGSDASSCKSKVTFCKESKHYILNGQKMWITNAGFADVFTVFAKIDDDKELSAFIVEKSYDGISLGQEEPKMGIKGSSTCMIFFEDCKIPSENLLGQRGDGFRIALNVLNNGRLKLAAAVLGAGKNVITNTITYANERVQFGKSISNFGAIKAKMGQQCIRLFAIESAIYRCSNDIHNNLTELIDNGMSKEDAVIKAQKEFAAESAILKVASSEALDFVVDEGVQIYGGMGYSSEAPMERAYRDSRINRIFEGTNEINRMLVVDFLLKKAFKNELPLLSASQAVAKELMSIPDFGEVDDSLFIRENKLIANFKKAALLVAGAAAQKFMKKLGEEQEVLMNISDIIADCYLSESVLLRVERLIELKGEENCKEQIAMAEVFLYDAADRIHKNAKDALNSFASGDELRMMLLGIKRFTKHSGLNSKESRRIIAKKLIEENRYCF, encoded by the coding sequence ATGACAACGACAAAATATCCCAAAGGCGGTGAATTCCTGGTAAAAGAAACCAAACCGCAAGACATATTCATTCCAGAAGAATTCTCTGAAGAACAAATCATGATTAAAGAAACCTGTAGGGATTTTCTTGAAAAAGAAGTCGCCCCCCTACTCGATGAAATCGATAACAAGAAAGACGGTTTGATGGTTGAACTTTTGGGTAAGGCTGGAGAACTGGGGTTATTGGGCATAGCTATACCCGAAAAATATGAAGGTTTTGGACAAGACATGAACACCTCTATGTTAAGCACCGAAATAATCGGAACCTACAGCTCATTTGCGGTTGCATTTGCAGCTCATGCTGGCATAAGCACGCTTCCTATTCTTTATTATGGAACTGAAGAACAAAAAAACAAATACCTCCCCAAACTAGCAAGTGGTGAATACAAAGGAGCCTATTGCTTAACAGAACCCGGAGCTGGTTCTGATGCCAGTTCATGTAAATCAAAAGTCACATTTTGCAAGGAAAGCAAGCACTACATTCTAAATGGACAAAAAATGTGGATTACCAATGCTGGCTTTGCCGATGTCTTCACGGTATTTGCAAAAATCGACGATGACAAAGAACTGAGTGCTTTTATTGTTGAAAAATCGTACGATGGCATCAGTTTGGGTCAGGAAGAGCCAAAAATGGGAATCAAAGGATCTTCAACCTGCATGATATTTTTTGAGGATTGTAAAATTCCATCAGAAAACCTTCTGGGCCAAAGGGGTGATGGTTTCCGAATTGCACTAAACGTCTTGAATAATGGAAGACTAAAACTAGCTGCAGCTGTATTGGGAGCCGGAAAAAATGTCATCACCAACACAATTACTTATGCTAACGAACGTGTTCAATTTGGGAAGAGTATCTCCAATTTTGGAGCCATAAAAGCTAAGATGGGACAACAATGTATTCGTCTATTTGCAATCGAATCGGCCATTTATCGATGCAGCAACGATATACATAACAACCTAACTGAATTAATAGATAATGGAATGAGCAAAGAAGATGCAGTTATAAAGGCTCAAAAAGAATTTGCCGCAGAATCAGCCATTCTGAAAGTCGCTAGTTCAGAAGCTCTGGATTTTGTGGTAGACGAGGGCGTACAGATTTACGGTGGCATGGGTTATTCTTCTGAAGCACCTATGGAAAGAGCATATCGCGACTCACGTATCAACCGCATATTTGAAGGAACCAATGAAATCAACCGCATGTTGGTTGTCGATTTCCTTCTGAAAAAAGCCTTTAAAAATGAACTTCCCCTTTTATCCGCTTCACAAGCCGTTGCTAAAGAATTAATGTCCATCCCTGACTTTGGTGAAGTTGATGATAGTCTGTTCATCAGAGAAAATAAGCTTATCGCTAATTTTAAGAAAGCCGCTCTTTTAGTAGCAGGTGCTGCCGCTCAGAAATTCATGAAGAAATTAGGTGAGGAGCAAGAGGTACTAATGAATATTTCAGATATCATTGCCGATTGTTACTTGTCAGAATCTGTTTTATTGAGAGTTGAGCGCTTGATTGAATTAAAAGGAGAAGAAAACTGCAAAGAACAAATTGCCATGGCAGAAGTTTTCTTGTACGATGCGGCTGATCGTATTCACAAAAATGCCAAAGATGCCCTTAATTCTTTTGCCTCTGGCGATGAATTAAGAATGATGCTACTTGGCATCAAACGTTTCACCAAACACTCAGGTTTAAATAGTAAAGAATCTCGACGAATAATTGCTAAAAAATTAATTGAAGAGAATAGATACTGCTTCTAA
- a CDS encoding acetyl-CoA C-acyltransferase, which yields MTAYIIAAKRTAVGKAKKGKLRLIRPDDMAAKLVQEIMGQFPMLTNTQIDDVIVGNAMPEAEQGLNMGRMISLMGLNSVTIPGMTVNRYCSSGLESIAIAASKIEMGLADCILAGGAESMSLIPMGGWRVVPNLNIAKGNPDWYWNMGITAEALHKKYNISREDQDQFAFHSHRKAIEAISNNRFADEIVPIKVIENFVNGNDILEQKEHIISQDEGPRKDTTLEGLSKLRPVFDMKGTVTAGNSSQTSDGAAFVLVVSEKMLKELNVEPIARFVNYAVTGVEPKHMGIGPITAIPKVLKRSGIAMNQIEQLELNEAFAVQALAVMRELNINPNITNINGGAIALGHPLGCTGTKLTVQLIHEMKKQKQKYGMVSMCVGSGQGAAGIFEVF from the coding sequence ATGACCGCATATATAATAGCCGCAAAACGAACTGCAGTAGGAAAAGCAAAAAAAGGAAAGCTTCGTCTGATTCGCCCCGATGATATGGCAGCCAAACTCGTTCAGGAAATCATGGGACAATTCCCTATGCTCACGAATACCCAAATAGATGATGTGATCGTAGGGAATGCCATGCCGGAAGCTGAACAGGGCCTGAATATGGGCCGGATGATTTCTTTAATGGGACTGAATAGTGTTACGATTCCTGGAATGACGGTTAACCGCTACTGTTCTTCAGGACTGGAATCCATCGCAATAGCTGCTTCAAAAATTGAAATGGGGTTGGCGGATTGTATACTGGCTGGTGGTGCTGAATCCATGTCATTGATTCCCATGGGAGGTTGGCGAGTTGTTCCAAACCTAAATATAGCCAAAGGCAATCCAGATTGGTACTGGAATATGGGAATCACAGCAGAAGCCCTCCACAAAAAATACAATATCTCTCGTGAAGATCAGGACCAATTCGCCTTTCATTCTCACAGAAAAGCGATAGAGGCCATTTCAAATAATCGATTTGCTGATGAAATTGTCCCCATCAAAGTGATTGAGAATTTCGTAAATGGAAACGACATATTGGAGCAAAAAGAACATATTATCTCTCAGGATGAAGGCCCAAGAAAAGATACAACATTAGAGGGTTTAAGTAAACTCAGACCTGTATTTGATATGAAAGGCACAGTTACTGCTGGAAATTCCTCACAAACCTCAGATGGCGCTGCCTTCGTTCTGGTTGTATCAGAAAAGATGCTTAAAGAACTTAATGTTGAGCCCATCGCTCGTTTCGTCAATTATGCTGTGACCGGAGTGGAACCCAAACACATGGGTATTGGTCCTATTACTGCGATTCCCAAAGTTCTGAAACGGTCGGGCATAGCGATGAATCAAATTGAACAATTGGAATTGAATGAAGCATTTGCGGTTCAGGCTTTGGCTGTTATGAGAGAGCTGAATATCAACCCTAACATTACAAATATAAATGGAGGGGCAATTGCTCTGGGACATCCTCTGGGCTGCACAGGAACAAAATTGACTGTCCAGTTGATTCATGAAATGAAAAAACAGAAACAAAAATATGGCATGGTCAGCATGTGTGTGGGATCTGGGCAAGGGGCAGCTGGAATATTCGAAGTCTTCTAG
- a CDS encoding 3-hydroxyacyl-CoA dehydrogenase/enoyl-CoA hydratase family protein: MNYKIKKVAVLGAGVMGAQIACHFANIGVQVLLLDIAPKELSEKEVKLGLDLSDPQVKNRITHELFNRTLKLKPDPLYKKEFTQRITLGNFDDDLSKINDCDWIIEVVVENLEIKKALYEKIELYRKENTLITTNTSGIPIQLLTQERSENFKHYFCGTHFFNPPRYLKLLEIIPAKETLKEVVEFISHYGERFLGKSVVPCKDTPAFIANRVGIYSMMSVVHLMDEMDFSVQKIDKLTGLIIGRPKSATFRTCDVVGLDTLVFVAQNLQKALVNDEARETFLVPEHIQKMLDLKWLGSKTKQGFYKKVKKENGESEILSLNLDSFDYQPMQKLKIAEFEKAKALPEVTKRIKSLISGDSKINLFYQKLFFGLFAYISNRIPEITDDLFKIDEAMCAGFAWEIGPFEIWDSLGLEKTIPQMEKLGMKPAAWIYEMMENKESFYQLKDGHQQYYNISANKHITIPGSEQFISLKNIRSSQTLWQNEGCSIINLGDGIINLEFHSKMNTIGSEIIQGINKAIEITETDHQALIISNEGDHFSAGANIGLVFMLAIEQEYDELDMVVKTFQNTMLKLKYAPFPVIAAPHNMALGGGCEISMHCDKVIAHAETYMGLVELGVGVIPAGGGTKEFALRLSNEIQTDDVRINRFRDKFLTIGQAKVSTSAWEAFDLGYLRKDLDEIVVSRKHQLKYAKQAALIMIEKGYTPPIPPKDITVLGQEGLSLVYSGADGMQVGNYISEYDKHISIELGKILSGGELNEPSQVSENYLLNLERKTFVKLCQQKKTLERMQSLLQKGKILRN, encoded by the coding sequence ATGAACTATAAAATAAAGAAAGTTGCCGTACTTGGAGCAGGTGTAATGGGTGCACAAATTGCTTGTCATTTTGCGAACATTGGCGTTCAGGTGCTATTACTGGATATTGCCCCAAAGGAACTCAGCGAGAAAGAAGTCAAGCTTGGACTGGACCTGAGCGATCCTCAAGTTAAGAATAGAATCACGCATGAGCTTTTCAATCGGACTTTAAAACTAAAACCGGATCCATTATACAAAAAAGAATTTACCCAAAGAATAACTTTGGGAAACTTCGACGATGACCTTTCTAAAATAAATGACTGTGATTGGATAATTGAAGTTGTTGTCGAAAATCTTGAGATAAAGAAAGCACTCTACGAAAAGATTGAACTTTATAGAAAAGAAAATACATTAATAACGACTAATACGTCGGGTATTCCGATTCAATTATTAACTCAGGAAAGAAGTGAAAATTTCAAACACTATTTCTGTGGAACCCATTTTTTTAATCCCCCACGATATTTAAAACTACTGGAAATTATCCCGGCTAAGGAAACGTTAAAAGAAGTCGTCGAATTCATCTCGCATTACGGAGAACGATTCCTTGGGAAATCTGTCGTGCCTTGTAAAGACACCCCTGCTTTTATTGCAAACAGAGTTGGCATTTATTCTATGATGTCTGTTGTTCACCTGATGGACGAGATGGATTTCTCTGTTCAGAAAATAGATAAACTAACGGGTCTTATTATTGGTCGACCCAAATCTGCAACTTTCAGAACCTGCGATGTTGTTGGGCTTGATACCTTGGTGTTTGTAGCACAAAACTTACAAAAAGCTTTAGTTAATGATGAAGCCAGGGAAACTTTCTTAGTGCCTGAGCATATTCAAAAAATGTTAGATCTGAAGTGGCTGGGTTCTAAAACCAAACAGGGATTTTATAAAAAAGTAAAAAAAGAAAATGGTGAGAGTGAAATCCTAAGTCTAAACCTGGATAGCTTTGACTATCAACCTATGCAAAAATTAAAAATTGCAGAATTTGAAAAGGCAAAAGCACTCCCAGAAGTAACAAAGAGAATAAAAAGTTTGATTTCCGGCGATTCCAAAATCAATCTCTTTTATCAAAAACTCTTTTTCGGCTTATTTGCCTATATCTCGAACCGTATACCCGAAATAACAGACGATTTGTTTAAGATTGATGAAGCCATGTGCGCAGGCTTTGCTTGGGAAATTGGCCCCTTTGAAATCTGGGATAGTTTGGGCCTCGAGAAAACCATTCCACAAATGGAAAAACTTGGTATGAAACCCGCTGCCTGGATTTATGAAATGATGGAAAATAAAGAATCATTTTATCAGCTTAAGGATGGACACCAGCAGTATTACAATATCAGTGCAAACAAACACATTACAATTCCCGGTTCGGAGCAATTTATTTCTCTTAAGAATATCCGCTCGAGCCAAACCTTATGGCAAAATGAAGGCTGTAGCATAATCAATCTTGGTGATGGCATCATCAATTTAGAATTTCATTCTAAGATGAATACCATCGGAAGTGAAATTATTCAGGGAATCAATAAAGCCATCGAAATTACAGAAACTGATCACCAAGCTCTAATCATATCAAACGAAGGCGATCATTTTTCTGCCGGAGCAAATATCGGGTTGGTCTTCATGTTAGCTATTGAACAAGAATATGACGAATTGGACATGGTTGTAAAAACATTCCAAAACACCATGCTCAAACTTAAATATGCACCATTCCCTGTCATTGCTGCACCTCATAACATGGCGCTTGGTGGCGGTTGTGAAATTAGTATGCATTGTGATAAGGTGATTGCGCATGCCGAAACCTATATGGGATTAGTTGAGCTCGGTGTGGGAGTTATTCCAGCCGGAGGAGGGACAAAAGAATTTGCCTTACGCTTATCTAACGAAATCCAAACAGATGATGTCCGAATTAACCGATTCAGAGATAAATTTCTAACCATCGGACAAGCTAAAGTTTCGACATCAGCTTGGGAAGCTTTCGACCTGGGCTACCTCAGAAAAGATCTTGACGAAATTGTTGTCAGCAGAAAACATCAACTCAAATATGCTAAGCAAGCCGCCCTTATAATGATAGAAAAGGGTTACACCCCTCCTATTCCACCCAAGGATATTACGGTTCTTGGTCAGGAAGGCCTTAGTTTGGTTTATTCGGGTGCAGACGGCATGCAGGTCGGAAATTATATTTCAGAATACGACAAACACATCTCAATCGAACTGGGTAAAATACTTAGTGGAGGTGAGTTAAATGAACCTTCCCAGGTTTCAGAGAATTATCTTTTAAATCTGGAGCGCAAAACCTTTGTGAAACTTTGCCAGCAGAAAAAAACCCTGGAACGTATGCAAAGCCTATTACAAAAAGGGAAAATATTAAGAAATTGA
- a CDS encoding AMP-dependent synthetase/ligase has translation MVTRIFDLLDNYQQHFPDKLSALVKKEDGVWISYSTQEYIRNSNLLAFAFLELGFKKGDRVVSISNNRPEWNFLDMALAQSGLVHVPLYPTIGSKSYNYIIEHCKPVAIFVANETHYTKIQEAVDNQTFVPKVYSFDQINEVVNWSTLLKLGTESESKQTEKLLEIKNSISPKDLLTIIYTSGTTGTPKGVMLSHQNFLSNVLASAERLILNSSHKVLSFLPINHVYERMVNYQYQYKGLSIYYAESMDTIGENLQEIKPHGFATVPRLLEKVYDKIMAKGKSLSFFKRSLFNWAVSLGYRYELNRANGEWYEFKLKIARKLVFSKWQEALGGNILFMCSGGAALQVRLERLFWAAGIPVQEGYGLTETSPIIAANQSTWPDIRFGTVGPLIKGVEVKIADDGEILAKGPNIMLGYYKDPELTQQVIDENGWFHTGDIGCMEDNKFLKITDRKKEIFKTSGGIYIAPQVMENKLKESPFIDQVIVIGEAERFPAVIISPNFDFLESYAKRKNIPYNSKEQIISNDRIIKRIWRELIKNNKHYDHPKRIKSMRLVTDTWTPETGELSPTLKLKRKVLREKYRDLIKDIYTN, from the coding sequence ATGGTAACGCGCATATTTGATTTATTAGATAATTATCAGCAGCATTTCCCTGATAAACTCTCAGCTCTTGTAAAGAAAGAAGATGGAGTATGGATAAGTTACAGCACACAAGAGTATATCCGTAATTCAAATCTGTTAGCATTTGCTTTTCTAGAATTAGGATTTAAAAAAGGGGACCGTGTTGTTAGTATTTCAAACAACCGCCCTGAATGGAACTTCTTAGACATGGCCTTGGCCCAATCCGGCTTAGTTCATGTGCCTCTTTACCCAACCATAGGAAGCAAAAGCTACAATTATATAATTGAGCACTGTAAACCTGTAGCTATTTTTGTTGCAAACGAAACGCATTATACAAAAATTCAGGAGGCCGTTGACAATCAAACTTTCGTACCCAAAGTTTACTCATTTGATCAGATCAATGAGGTTGTAAACTGGTCAACATTATTAAAACTTGGGACAGAATCTGAAAGTAAACAGACGGAAAAACTTCTTGAGATAAAAAACAGCATTTCACCTAAAGATTTATTAACCATTATTTATACATCCGGGACTACTGGTACACCCAAAGGTGTGATGCTTTCTCATCAAAATTTTCTAAGTAATGTTCTGGCTTCAGCTGAACGTTTAATCCTTAATTCAAGCCACAAGGTTTTAAGTTTTTTACCCATCAATCACGTTTACGAGCGTATGGTTAATTATCAATACCAATACAAAGGCCTCAGTATTTATTATGCCGAAAGCATGGATACCATTGGAGAAAACTTGCAAGAAATTAAACCGCATGGGTTTGCAACAGTTCCACGACTTTTAGAGAAGGTATACGATAAAATTATGGCCAAAGGGAAAAGTCTCAGTTTTTTTAAGCGTTCCCTATTCAACTGGGCTGTAAGCCTAGGCTACCGGTATGAACTTAACAGAGCAAACGGAGAATGGTATGAGTTTAAATTAAAAATTGCCAGAAAACTTGTTTTCAGTAAATGGCAAGAAGCTTTAGGCGGTAACATCCTATTCATGTGTTCCGGAGGAGCGGCTCTTCAGGTTCGTTTGGAACGCTTATTTTGGGCGGCTGGTATTCCGGTACAAGAGGGCTATGGTCTGACTGAAACCTCACCAATTATTGCTGCCAATCAAAGCACATGGCCTGATATCCGCTTCGGAACTGTTGGCCCCCTTATCAAAGGTGTGGAAGTGAAAATAGCTGACGATGGCGAAATATTAGCCAAAGGCCCAAATATCATGTTGGGTTATTATAAAGATCCGGAACTGACCCAACAAGTTATCGATGAAAATGGCTGGTTTCATACAGGAGATATAGGCTGTATGGAGGATAATAAGTTTCTGAAAATCACAGATAGAAAAAAGGAGATATTCAAAACATCAGGTGGGATATACATCGCACCGCAAGTAATGGAAAACAAATTAAAAGAATCTCCCTTTATCGATCAGGTTATTGTCATTGGTGAAGCAGAACGTTTCCCTGCAGTGATTATTTCACCAAATTTCGATTTTTTGGAGTCCTATGCGAAACGAAAAAACATTCCATACAACAGTAAGGAACAAATTATTAGTAACGACAGAATCATAAAACGTATCTGGCGTGAATTAATAAAAAACAATAAACACTACGATCACCCCAAGCGTATAAAAAGTATGCGACTTGTAACCGATACCTGGACCCCTGAAACGGGAGAACTTTCACCAACACTTAAACTAAAACGTAAGGTTTTAAGAGAAAAATATCGGGATCTAATCAAAGATATCTATACCAACTAA
- the fmt gene encoding methionyl-tRNA formyltransferase — protein sequence MSQNSLRIVYMGTPEFAVAPLNALIESGCNVVGVVTNPDKPAGRGQKIQESAVKKYALEKGLPILQPEKFRNENFLAELKALNADLQVVVAFKMLPEMVWNMPKYGTLNLHASLLPHYRGAAPINWAIMNGDKESGVSTFLLQKEIDTGNVIFQEKVNIGENDNLEILHDKLMEIGSQLVVKTVRAIEAGGYPQIPQEDLITEGETLKVAPKIFKDDCKINWSATIDKIHNHIRGLSPYPAAWTELIDANDKKVALKVYSAFKEIAEHSHPTGSLISDKKTYLKVAVDGGFINLTTIQMAGKKKMDIGDFLRGFQQINNYKLLTD from the coding sequence ATGAGTCAGAATAGCTTACGAATTGTTTATATGGGAACTCCCGAATTTGCTGTAGCTCCGCTTAATGCCCTAATAGAGTCAGGCTGCAATGTTGTTGGAGTTGTTACCAATCCGGATAAACCAGCCGGTCGAGGTCAAAAAATTCAAGAGTCAGCTGTAAAAAAATATGCTCTTGAAAAAGGCCTACCCATTCTCCAACCCGAGAAATTCAGAAATGAGAACTTTCTTGCAGAATTAAAAGCACTAAATGCCGATTTACAAGTCGTGGTAGCATTTAAAATGTTACCCGAAATGGTCTGGAATATGCCTAAATATGGAACATTAAATCTTCATGCTTCTTTACTCCCTCACTACCGTGGCGCTGCGCCCATCAATTGGGCAATTATGAATGGAGACAAAGAATCGGGTGTATCCACCTTTCTCCTGCAAAAAGAAATAGACACCGGGAATGTCATTTTTCAGGAAAAAGTCAATATTGGAGAAAATGATAACCTTGAGATTTTACATGATAAATTAATGGAAATCGGATCTCAACTGGTTGTCAAAACTGTTCGGGCCATTGAAGCCGGTGGCTATCCGCAAATTCCACAAGAAGATTTAATTACTGAAGGCGAAACACTAAAAGTAGCTCCAAAAATCTTTAAGGATGATTGTAAAATAAACTGGTCAGCCACAATTGATAAGATTCACAATCACATTAGAGGGCTGAGTCCTTACCCGGCAGCATGGACAGAACTCATAGACGCTAATGATAAAAAAGTAGCTCTTAAAGTCTATTCTGCATTTAAAGAAATAGCAGAACATTCACACCCTACAGGTTCACTTATAAGTGATAAGAAAACATACTTAAAAGTGGCTGTTGATGGCGGTTTTATAAATCTAACTACCATTCAAATGGCTGGAAAGAAAAAGATGGATATTGGTGATTTCCTGAGAGGTTTTCAGCAAATCAATAACTACAAGCTCCTAACCGACTAG
- a CDS encoding DUF5522 domain-containing protein, translating into MFDELKPDIDYYMSPDGYRILTKKYLSERGYCCGNGCKHCPYFPKHTKGNQTLKE; encoded by the coding sequence ATGTTCGACGAATTAAAACCAGATATCGATTACTACATGAGCCCCGATGGCTACCGCATATTAACTAAGAAATACCTCAGTGAAAGAGGCTATTGTTGCGGAAATGGATGCAAACACTGTCCTTACTTTCCCAAACATACCAAAGGCAATCAAACTTTAAAAGAATAA
- a CDS encoding nuclear transport factor 2 family protein — MLKRILFFLAVIITLGSCQDKTETTSEDLNTLLDNWHLAASHADIDSYFSAFADDAIYIGTDASERWTKHEFYSFCEPYFAKGKAWDFKAFDRKIYFSEDGHTAWFNELLNTWMGVCRASGVLTLKNGTWKISQYHLSVTIKNEKMKQFLEIKQ; from the coding sequence ATGCTTAAGCGAATTCTATTTTTTCTGGCAGTCATAATTACTTTAGGGTCTTGTCAAGACAAAACAGAGACAACCTCTGAAGACTTGAACACGCTATTAGATAATTGGCATTTAGCAGCAAGTCATGCCGATATTGACAGCTATTTCTCAGCTTTTGCAGATGATGCCATTTATATAGGAACTGATGCTTCTGAGAGATGGACAAAACACGAATTTTATTCATTTTGTGAGCCTTATTTTGCTAAAGGCAAAGCTTGGGATTTTAAAGCATTCGACAGAAAAATCTATTTTTCAGAAGATGGTCATACAGCCTGGTTCAATGAACTACTCAATACATGGATGGGCGTGTGCCGAGCCTCAGGTGTGTTGACATTAAAAAATGGAACTTGGAAAATTTCTCAATATCACTTATCAGTGACGATCAAAAATGAGAAAATGAAACAATTCCTTGAAATTAAACAATAG